The Mustela nigripes isolate SB6536 chromosome 4, MUSNIG.SB6536, whole genome shotgun sequence genome includes a window with the following:
- the LOC132015188 gene encoding LOW QUALITY PROTEIN: cytochrome b-c1 complex subunit 2, mitochondrial-like (The sequence of the model RefSeq protein was modified relative to this genomic sequence to represent the inferred CDS: inserted 1 base in 1 codon; deleted 1 base in 1 codon; substituted 1 base at 1 genomic stop codon) translates to MKLLNRAGSLSRFYSLKVAPKVKATAAPAGVPSQPQDLEFTKLPNGLVIASLENYAPASRIGLFIKAGSRHEDSNNLGTSHLLRLASSLTTKGASSFKITRGIEAVGGKLSVTSTRESMAYTVECLRDHVDVLMELLLNVTTXPEFHRWEVAALQSQLRIDKAVAFQNPQAHVLENLHAAAYQNASANSLHCPDYRIGKVTPDELHYFVXNHFTSARMALVGLGVSHPVLKQVAEQFLNMRGGLGLPGAKAKYRGGEIREQNGDSLVHAALVAESAATGSAEANAFSVLQYVLGAGPHVKRGSNPTSSLYQAVAKGVHQPFDVSAFNASYSDSGLFGIYTVSQAAAAGDVIKAAYSQVKTIAQGNLSNADVQAAKNKLKAGYLMSVEVSEGFLDEVGSQALGAGSYTPPATVLQQIDSVADADVVNAAKKFVSGRKSMAASGNLGHTPFVDEL, encoded by the exons ATGAAGCTGCTAAACAGAGCCGGGTCTCTCTCGAGGTTTTACTCCCTGAAAGTTGCTCCCAAAGTGAAAGCCACAGCCGCCCCTGCAGGAGTGCCTTCACAGCCTCAGGACCTTGAGTTTACCAAATTACCAAATGGCCTAGTGATTGCTTCTCTGGAAAACTATGCTCCTGCATCAAGAATCGGTTTATTCATTAAAGCCGGCAGCAGACATGAGGACTCCAACAACTTAGGAACCTCTCATCTGCTTCGTCTTGCATCCAGTTTGACTACTAAAGGAGCTTCATCTTTCAAGATAACCCGTGGAATCGAAGCAGTTGGTGGTAAATTAAGTGTGACTTCAACCAGGGAAAGCATGGCCTACACTGTGGAATGCCTGCGGGACCATGTTGATGTTCTAATGGAGTTACTGCTCAATGTCACCA TCCCAGAATTTCATCGTTGGGAAGTGGCTGCTCTTCAGTCTCAGCTAAGAATTGACAAAGCTGTAGCTTTTCAGAATCCACAGGCTCATGTCCTTGAAAATCTGCATGCTGCAGCTTACCAAAATGCCTCGGCCAATTCCCTGCATTGTCCTGATTATAGGATTGGAAAAGTGACACCAGATGAGTTGCATTATTTTGTTTAGAACCATTTCACAAGTGCGAGAATGGCTTTGGTTGGACTTGGTGTGAGTCACCCTGTTCTAAAGCAAGTTGCAGAACAGTTTCTCAACATGAGGGGTGGGCTTGGTTTACCTGGTGCGAAGGCCAAGTACCGTGGAGGTGAAATCCGAGAGCAGAATGGAGACAGTCTTGTTCATGCTGCTCTTGTAGCTGAAAGTGCTGCCACAGGAAGTGCGGAAGCAAATGCATTTAGTGTTCTCCAGTATGTTCTTGGTGCTGGACCACATGTCAAGAGGGGCAGCAATCCCACCAGCTCTCTGTACCAGGCTGTTGCCAAGGGAGTTCACCAGCCATTTGATGTTTCCGCTTTTAACGCCAGTTACTCGGATTCTGGACTCTTTGGGATTTACACGGTCTCGCAGGCTGCCGCAGCTGGAGATGTTATCAAGGCTGCCTATAGCCAAGTA AAAACGATTGCTCAAGGAAACCTTTCCAATGCAGACGTCCAAGCTGCCAAGAACAAACTGAAAGCTGGCTACCTAATGTCAGTGGAGGTTTCTGAGGGGTTCCTGGATGAAGTCGGGTCCCAGGCACTGGGTGCGGGATCATACACGCCGCCAGCCACAGTCCTTCAGCAGATAGACTCCGTAGCTGACGCCGATGTTGTAAACGCTGCAAAGAAGTTTGTTTCTGGCCGGAAGTCAATGGCGGCAAGTGGAAATCTGGGCCATACACCTTTTGTTGATGAGTTGTAA